One Misgurnus anguillicaudatus chromosome 20, ASM2758022v2, whole genome shotgun sequence DNA segment encodes these proteins:
- the fhod3a gene encoding FH1/FH2 domain-containing protein 3 isoform X3: protein MSTFVCRVQFLDDTDPFNSTSFPEPSRPPLYTFREDIPVINQLAGIHRLLKAPHKLDDCALQLSHTGVYLDLELSLSEQRDELEGFQQEDCGGRGKKHSMILRTQLSVRVHSCIEKLYDSNGRDLRRALFSLKQIFQDDKDLVHEFVMAEGLTCLIKVGAEADQNYQNYILRALGQIMLYVDGMNGVIGHSETIQWLYHLIGSKFRLVVKTALKLLLVFVEYSEANATLIIQAVNSVDTKKGCKQWSNAMEILSEKDGVDTELLVYVMTLINKTLAALPDQDSFYDMVDVLEEQGMEAVSRRYLGRKGTDLDLLEQLNIYEATLRHEDGDEDCLPPSSGRRERRRSSVGGEERRGLQRRRSRRHSLGRSSHASPCHTNGKDINERTHLMHNTNHLPAMSFSAVSSPSSAVRQQNEKPAHGGLLSSSYRQHQESLAAERERRRVQREERLQKIEREERNRHSRDYLLNMEEARHAREERFKTAERLAAEEFERERLRSAPRGISLTLSPSDNCQSSRSSTPTSMTSQDDQDTPVESCLPSEPDPDVTPALEVEEKEPEEPTEEPEEEEEAEEISAEQEVGGAEEQVEEEEEEPEVEAQDEEVEDSGILSDKERQNEEVNEKDNCSASSISSASSTLEREDRVTGVNTETGQWSQSIKDVNVNEERNKILNSKLFMLDMLYSQSKQPSEEDEDEEEQDSREKEQAEDSSVSTQETQHPQEDDVNHKTEEEKKGENQSNVRAFAERFGDLVKGLTSPPVEPKEAPEKQPPPQPPKKESDYIWDQLMASPRELRIGDIDFTDLGEEEDRDVLDSESFLSSGDLPPPPPPPPCPFNLPPPPPMFGCPPPPPMFNIRIPPPPPCFSSSAPPPPQHQSGSPPSPPLFQKKKKTIRLFWSEVRPSDWIYRHHRRSQESLWTRLEPVKLDTSKLETLFETKSKEMPVTKKTAADGKRQEIIVLDSKRSNSINIGLTVLPPPRTIKTAVLNFDEYALNKEGIEKILTMVPTEEETQKIQEAQLLNPDIPLGSAEQFLLTLSSISELRARLQLWAFKLDYEVTEKEVAEPLQDLKEGMDQLEKNKTLRYILSTLLAIGNFLNGTNAKGFDLSYLEKVPEVKDTVHKQSLLHHVCSIVVENFPDSSDLYSEIGAITRSAKVDFDQLQETLTQMEWRCKASWDHLKVIAKHEMKSTLKQKMSDFLKDCAERIIILKTVHRRIMNRFHSFLLFLGQPAYSAREVSVNRFSRIISEFALEYRTTRERVLQHKQKRADHRERNKTRGKMITDINTQVNTQTDDEDDSEAGRSGGGSSVTPVVVQKTEPQGLGHAENAADHEQMKAVLKTGLQGGDSDSSVVPGLRIRTRTRASRGRTAWAAANEESQCVKDDAADDIMERIVRSATQNPRERAQPRERRRSRANRKSLRRTLKGGLTPEEAQALGLDTSELSM from the exons AGAAGCTGTATGATTCAAATGGACGTGACTTGAGAAGAGCTTTGTTTTCTCTCAAGCAGATATTTCAG gaTGATAAAGACCTCGTGCATGAGTTTGTGATGGCTGAAGGTCTCACCTGTTTGATTAAAGTCGGTGCTGAGGCGGATCAGAATTATCAGAACTACATCCTTAGAG CTTTAGGTCAGATCATGCTGTATGTGGACGGGATGAATGGGGTCATAGGTCACTCTGAGACCATACAGTGGCTCTATCATCTCATTGGCTCAAAG TTTCGTCTGGTGGTGAAAACAGCCTTAAAACTGCTGCTGGTGTTTGTGGAATATTCTGAAGCCAACGCAACACTGATCATACAAGCTGTTAACAGTGTGGACACCAAAAAAG gctGTAAGCAGTGGTCAAATGCTATGGAGATTTTATCAGAGAAGGACGGCGTGGACACAGAACTTCTGGTGTATGTCATGACTCTCATCAACAAG ACACTGGCAGCTCTTCCGGATCAGGATTCGTTTTATGATATGGTTGATGTTCTGGAGGAGCAGGGGATGGAGGCCGTGTCCCGCAGGTATCTGGGCCGTAAGGGAACCGATCTGGACCTACTGGAGCAGCTGAATATATATGAG GCGACTCTTCGTCATGAGGACGGTGATGAAGACTGCTTGCCTCCGTCCTCCGGTCGCCGTGAGAGACGCCGCTCCAGTGTTGGGGGAGAAGAGAGACGAGGCTTGCAGAGACGTCGCAGCCGCAGGCATTCGTTGGGTAGATCAAGCCACGCCTCCCCATGCCACACAAATGGAAAGGACATTAATGAAAG AACACATTTGATGCACAACACAAATCATCTGCCAGCCAT gtCATTTTCTGCCGTCAGTTCTCCATCATCAGCAGTCAGACAGCAGAATGAGAA GCCGGCTCATGGTGGACTCTTGTCATCATCATATCGTCAGCATCAGGAGTCTTTGGctgcagagagagaaagacgaCGAGTCCAGCGAGAGGAAAGACTTCAGAAGATTgagagagaggagagaaacCGACACAG tcgTGACTATTTGTTAAACATGGAGGAGGCCAGACACGCTCGAGAGGAGAG GTTTAAGACAGCAGAGCGTCTCGCTGCTGAGGAGTTTGAGAGAGAGCGATTACGTTCAGCACCTCGTGGTATCAGTCTCACTCTGAGTCCATCTGACAACTGTCAATCATCCCGCAGTTCCACACCCACCTCTATGACATCACAGGATGACCAGGACACGCCTGTCGAGTCATGCCTACCATCTGAACCAG ATCCAGATGTAACGCCAGCTCTTGAAGTTGAGGAGAAAGAGCCAGAGGAACCCACAGAAGAAccagaggaggaagaggaagcGGAGGAGATAAGTGCTGAACAGGAAGTGGGCGGAGCTGAGGAACAggtggaggaggaagaggaggagccTGAAGTGGAAGCTCAGGACGAAGAGGTGGAAGACAGCGGGATTTTGAGCGATAAAGAACGTCAGAATGAAGAAGTGAACGAGAAAGACAACTGCTCCGCCTCCAGCATCTCTTCAGCCAGTAGTACACTAGAAAGAGAAGACAGAGTCACTGGAGTCAACACTGAGACCG GTCAGTGGTCTCAGAGCATCAAAGATGTCAATGTGAACGAAGAACGAAACAAgatccttaacagtaaactctttATGCTGGATATGCTGTATTCACAGAGCAAACAGCCCTCAGAGGAAGATGAGGATGAGGAGGAACAAGATTCAAGAGAGAAAGAACAGGCTGAAGATTCATCTGTGTCAACGCAGGAAACGCAGCATCCACAGGAGGACGACGTCAACCATAAAACGGAAGAAGAAAAGAAAGGAGAGAACCAGAGCAATGTACGAGCGTTTGCCGAGCGTTTTGGAGACCTGGTGAAGGGTCTCACCTCTCCGCCGGTAGAACCCAAGGAAGCCCCGGAGAAACAGCCGCCTCCTCAACCTCCGAAAAAGGAGTCAGACTACATCTGGGATCAGTTGATGGCGAGTCCTCGGGAACTCCGCATCGGTGACATCGATTTCACCGATTTGGGAGAAGAGGAGGATCGGGACGTCCTGGATTCTGAAAGTTTTCTGAGCTCTGGAGATTTACCCCCGCCACCGCCTCCACCCCCCTGCCCCTTCAATCTACCACCACCTCCTCCTATGTTTGGTTGCCCCCCACCTCCGCCCATGTTCAACATACGAAttcctcctccccctccctGTTTCTCCTCCTCAGCCCCGCCTCCCCCTCAGCACCAGTCCGGGTCGCCTCCGTCCCCTCCACTgttccagaaaaagaagaagactATCAGGCTGTTCTGGAGTGAGGTCCGACCTTCTGACTGGATCTACCGTCACCACAGACGAAGTCAGGAGTCCCTGTGGACCAGACTTGAACCTGTTAAACTTGACACCTCTAAACTCGAGACGCTCTTCGAGACCAAATCCAAGGAGATGCCCGTAACCAAG AAAACCGCAGCAGATGGGAAGCGACAGGAGATCATCGTCCTGGATTCTAAACGCAGTAACTCCATTAACATCGGTCTCACGGTCCTCCCACCTCCCCGCACCATCAAAACAGCCGTACTCAACTTTGATGAATATGCGCTTAACAAGGAGGGAATCGAG AAAATCCTCACCATGGTTCCCACAGAGGAGGAAACGCAGAAGATTCAGGAGGCTCAGTTGTTGAATCCTGATATTCCTCTGGGCAGCGCTGAGCAGTTTCTCCTGACGCTGTCGTCCATCAGTGAGCTCAGGGCCCGTCTGCAGCTTTGGGCTTTTAAACTGGACTATGAGGTCACTGAGAAG GAAGTGGCTGAACCTCTACAGGACCTGAAGGAAGGCATGGATCAGCTGGAGAAGAATAAAACGCTGCGATACATCTTGTCCACTTTGCTCGCTATCGGCAATTTCCTAAACGGAACGAAT GCTAAAGGCTTTGATCTGAGTTATCTGGAGAAGGTTCCAGAAGTAAAGGACACGGTCCACAAACAGTCTCTTCTGCATCATGTCTGCAGTATCGTTGTGGAGAACTTTCCAGACAGCAGTGACCTTTACTCAGAGATCGGAGCGATAACACGTTCGGCTAAA GTGGATTTTGATCAGCTGCAGGAGACCTTGACTCAGATGGAATGGCGCTGCAAAGCATCATGGGACCACTTAAAAGTCATCGCAAAGCATGAGATGAAGTCCACGCTGAAGCAAAAGATGTCAGACTTTTTAAAGGACTGTGCTGAGAGGATCATCATCCTGAAAACAGTCCACAGGCGAATCATGAACAG ATTTCATTCATTTCTGCTGTTCCTGGGTCAGCCGGCGTACAGCGCACGGGAGGTCAGTGTAAATCGTTTCAGTCGGATCATCAGTGAATTTGCCCTGGAGTACCGGACCACACGTGAGCGCGTTCTTCAGCACAAACAGAAACGAGCCGATcacagagagagaaacaaaacacGCGGCAAAATGATCACAGACATCAACACACAGGTCAACACACAG ActgatgatgaagatgacagTGAG gCGGGTCGGTCAGGTGGGGGCAGCAGTGTTACCCCGGTAGTAGTGCAGAAGACTGAGCCACAGGGTTTGGGTCACGCAGAAAACGCAGCAGATCATGAGCAGATGAAGGCAGTACTCAAGACCGGCCTGCAGGGCGGCGACAGCGACAGCTCTGTTGTGCCTGGATTACGAATCCGCACACGCACTCGAGCCAGCCGAG GTCGCACCGCCTGGGCCGCTGCAAATGAAGAATCACAGTGCGTTAAAGATGATGCTGCAGATGACATCATGGAGAGGATTGTACGTTCAGCCACTCAGAATCCTCGAGAAAGAGCGCAACCCCGTGAACGACGACGCTCACGTGCAAATCGAAAGTCAC TGAGAAGGACTTTAAAGGGCGGTTTGACCCCAGAGGAAGCTCAGGCACTGGGATTGGatacatcagagttgtcaatgTAA
- the fhod3a gene encoding FH1/FH2 domain-containing protein 3 isoform X1, whose amino-acid sequence MSTFVCRVQFLDDTDPFNSTSFPEPSRPPLYTFREDIPVINQLAGIHRLLKAPHKLDDCALQLSHTGVYLDLELSLSEQRDELEGFQQEDCGGRGKKHSMILRTQLSVRVHSCIEKLYDSNGRDLRRALFSLKQIFQDDKDLVHEFVMAEGLTCLIKVGAEADQNYQNYILRALGQIMLYVDGMNGVIGHSETIQWLYHLIGSKFRLVVKTALKLLLVFVEYSEANATLIIQAVNSVDTKKGCKQWSNAMEILSEKDGVDTELLVYVMTLINKTLAALPDQDSFYDMVDVLEEQGMEAVSRRYLGRKGTDLDLLEQLNIYEATLRHEDGDEDCLPPSSGRRERRRSSVGGEERRGLQRRRSRRHSLGRSSHASPCHTNGKDINERTHLMHNTNHLPAIEEDEDEALLTESSDDDDDDDEGEMNPSSCVISEDPLSQHKENINPEENCLTPPPDDPAQPSLLASLLAHRKLSVSVPPTNEVSPPLRGSARPLDHLPYLPHSPFFLFSYDEEKPQEKSRSFSAVSSPSSAVRQQNEKPAHGGLLSSSYRQHQESLAAERERRRVQREERLQKIEREERNRHSRDYLLNMEEARHAREERFKTAERLAAEEFERERLRSAPRGISLTLSPSDNCQSSRSSTPTSMTSQDDQDTPVESCLPSEPDPDVTPALEVEEKEPEEPTEEPEEEEEAEEISAEQEVGGAEEQVEEEEEEPEVEAQDEEVEDSGILSDKERQNEEVNEKDNCSASSISSASSTLEREDRVTGVNTETGQWSQSIKDVNVNEERNKILNSKLFMLDMLYSQSKQPSEEDEDEEEQDSREKEQAEDSSVSTQETQHPQEDDVNHKTEEEKKGENQSNVRAFAERFGDLVKGLTSPPVEPKEAPEKQPPPQPPKKESDYIWDQLMASPRELRIGDIDFTDLGEEEDRDVLDSESFLSSGDLPPPPPPPPCPFNLPPPPPMFGCPPPPPMFNIRIPPPPPCFSSSAPPPPQHQSGSPPSPPLFQKKKKTIRLFWSEVRPSDWIYRHHRRSQESLWTRLEPVKLDTSKLETLFETKSKEMPVTKKTAADGKRQEIIVLDSKRSNSINIGLTVLPPPRTIKTAVLNFDEYALNKEGIEKILTMVPTEEETQKIQEAQLLNPDIPLGSAEQFLLTLSSISELRARLQLWAFKLDYEVTEKEVAEPLQDLKEGMDQLEKNKTLRYILSTLLAIGNFLNGTNAKGFDLSYLEKVPEVKDTVHKQSLLHHVCSIVVENFPDSSDLYSEIGAITRSAKVDFDQLQETLTQMEWRCKASWDHLKVIAKHEMKSTLKQKMSDFLKDCAERIIILKTVHRRIMNRFHSFLLFLGQPAYSAREVSVNRFSRIISEFALEYRTTRERVLQHKQKRADHRERNKTRGKMITDINTQVNTQTDDEDDSEAGRSGGGSSVTPVVVQKTEPQGLGHAENAADHEQMKAVLKTGLQGGDSDSSVVPGLRIRTRTRASRGRTAWAAANEESQCVKDDAADDIMERIVRSATQNPRERAQPRERRRSRANRKSLRRTLKGGLTPEEAQALGLDTSELSM is encoded by the exons AGAAGCTGTATGATTCAAATGGACGTGACTTGAGAAGAGCTTTGTTTTCTCTCAAGCAGATATTTCAG gaTGATAAAGACCTCGTGCATGAGTTTGTGATGGCTGAAGGTCTCACCTGTTTGATTAAAGTCGGTGCTGAGGCGGATCAGAATTATCAGAACTACATCCTTAGAG CTTTAGGTCAGATCATGCTGTATGTGGACGGGATGAATGGGGTCATAGGTCACTCTGAGACCATACAGTGGCTCTATCATCTCATTGGCTCAAAG TTTCGTCTGGTGGTGAAAACAGCCTTAAAACTGCTGCTGGTGTTTGTGGAATATTCTGAAGCCAACGCAACACTGATCATACAAGCTGTTAACAGTGTGGACACCAAAAAAG gctGTAAGCAGTGGTCAAATGCTATGGAGATTTTATCAGAGAAGGACGGCGTGGACACAGAACTTCTGGTGTATGTCATGACTCTCATCAACAAG ACACTGGCAGCTCTTCCGGATCAGGATTCGTTTTATGATATGGTTGATGTTCTGGAGGAGCAGGGGATGGAGGCCGTGTCCCGCAGGTATCTGGGCCGTAAGGGAACCGATCTGGACCTACTGGAGCAGCTGAATATATATGAG GCGACTCTTCGTCATGAGGACGGTGATGAAGACTGCTTGCCTCCGTCCTCCGGTCGCCGTGAGAGACGCCGCTCCAGTGTTGGGGGAGAAGAGAGACGAGGCTTGCAGAGACGTCGCAGCCGCAGGCATTCGTTGGGTAGATCAAGCCACGCCTCCCCATGCCACACAAATGGAAAGGACATTAATGAAAG AACACATTTGATGCACAACACAAATCATCTGCCAGCCAT AGAGGAAGATGAGGATGAAGCTCTGCTCACAGAGTcttctgatgatgatgatgatgatgatgaggggGAAATGAATCCTTCATCATGTGTCATCAG TGAAGATCCTCTCAGTCagcacaaagaaaacataaacCCTGAAGAGAACTGCTTGACTCCGCCCCCTGATGACCCCGCCCAACCCTCTCTACTGGCATCTCTACTCGCACATCGCAAGTTGTCCGTCAGCGTGCCGCCAACCAATGAGGTGAGCCCTCCTCTCCGTGGATCTGCTCGGCCTCTGGACCATCTGCCGTACCTCCCGCACTCGCCCTTCTTCCTCTTCTCTTATGATGAAGAGAAACCGCAGGAGAAGAGCAG gtCATTTTCTGCCGTCAGTTCTCCATCATCAGCAGTCAGACAGCAGAATGAGAA GCCGGCTCATGGTGGACTCTTGTCATCATCATATCGTCAGCATCAGGAGTCTTTGGctgcagagagagaaagacgaCGAGTCCAGCGAGAGGAAAGACTTCAGAAGATTgagagagaggagagaaacCGACACAG tcgTGACTATTTGTTAAACATGGAGGAGGCCAGACACGCTCGAGAGGAGAG GTTTAAGACAGCAGAGCGTCTCGCTGCTGAGGAGTTTGAGAGAGAGCGATTACGTTCAGCACCTCGTGGTATCAGTCTCACTCTGAGTCCATCTGACAACTGTCAATCATCCCGCAGTTCCACACCCACCTCTATGACATCACAGGATGACCAGGACACGCCTGTCGAGTCATGCCTACCATCTGAACCAG ATCCAGATGTAACGCCAGCTCTTGAAGTTGAGGAGAAAGAGCCAGAGGAACCCACAGAAGAAccagaggaggaagaggaagcGGAGGAGATAAGTGCTGAACAGGAAGTGGGCGGAGCTGAGGAACAggtggaggaggaagaggaggagccTGAAGTGGAAGCTCAGGACGAAGAGGTGGAAGACAGCGGGATTTTGAGCGATAAAGAACGTCAGAATGAAGAAGTGAACGAGAAAGACAACTGCTCCGCCTCCAGCATCTCTTCAGCCAGTAGTACACTAGAAAGAGAAGACAGAGTCACTGGAGTCAACACTGAGACCG GTCAGTGGTCTCAGAGCATCAAAGATGTCAATGTGAACGAAGAACGAAACAAgatccttaacagtaaactctttATGCTGGATATGCTGTATTCACAGAGCAAACAGCCCTCAGAGGAAGATGAGGATGAGGAGGAACAAGATTCAAGAGAGAAAGAACAGGCTGAAGATTCATCTGTGTCAACGCAGGAAACGCAGCATCCACAGGAGGACGACGTCAACCATAAAACGGAAGAAGAAAAGAAAGGAGAGAACCAGAGCAATGTACGAGCGTTTGCCGAGCGTTTTGGAGACCTGGTGAAGGGTCTCACCTCTCCGCCGGTAGAACCCAAGGAAGCCCCGGAGAAACAGCCGCCTCCTCAACCTCCGAAAAAGGAGTCAGACTACATCTGGGATCAGTTGATGGCGAGTCCTCGGGAACTCCGCATCGGTGACATCGATTTCACCGATTTGGGAGAAGAGGAGGATCGGGACGTCCTGGATTCTGAAAGTTTTCTGAGCTCTGGAGATTTACCCCCGCCACCGCCTCCACCCCCCTGCCCCTTCAATCTACCACCACCTCCTCCTATGTTTGGTTGCCCCCCACCTCCGCCCATGTTCAACATACGAAttcctcctccccctccctGTTTCTCCTCCTCAGCCCCGCCTCCCCCTCAGCACCAGTCCGGGTCGCCTCCGTCCCCTCCACTgttccagaaaaagaagaagactATCAGGCTGTTCTGGAGTGAGGTCCGACCTTCTGACTGGATCTACCGTCACCACAGACGAAGTCAGGAGTCCCTGTGGACCAGACTTGAACCTGTTAAACTTGACACCTCTAAACTCGAGACGCTCTTCGAGACCAAATCCAAGGAGATGCCCGTAACCAAG AAAACCGCAGCAGATGGGAAGCGACAGGAGATCATCGTCCTGGATTCTAAACGCAGTAACTCCATTAACATCGGTCTCACGGTCCTCCCACCTCCCCGCACCATCAAAACAGCCGTACTCAACTTTGATGAATATGCGCTTAACAAGGAGGGAATCGAG AAAATCCTCACCATGGTTCCCACAGAGGAGGAAACGCAGAAGATTCAGGAGGCTCAGTTGTTGAATCCTGATATTCCTCTGGGCAGCGCTGAGCAGTTTCTCCTGACGCTGTCGTCCATCAGTGAGCTCAGGGCCCGTCTGCAGCTTTGGGCTTTTAAACTGGACTATGAGGTCACTGAGAAG GAAGTGGCTGAACCTCTACAGGACCTGAAGGAAGGCATGGATCAGCTGGAGAAGAATAAAACGCTGCGATACATCTTGTCCACTTTGCTCGCTATCGGCAATTTCCTAAACGGAACGAAT GCTAAAGGCTTTGATCTGAGTTATCTGGAGAAGGTTCCAGAAGTAAAGGACACGGTCCACAAACAGTCTCTTCTGCATCATGTCTGCAGTATCGTTGTGGAGAACTTTCCAGACAGCAGTGACCTTTACTCAGAGATCGGAGCGATAACACGTTCGGCTAAA GTGGATTTTGATCAGCTGCAGGAGACCTTGACTCAGATGGAATGGCGCTGCAAAGCATCATGGGACCACTTAAAAGTCATCGCAAAGCATGAGATGAAGTCCACGCTGAAGCAAAAGATGTCAGACTTTTTAAAGGACTGTGCTGAGAGGATCATCATCCTGAAAACAGTCCACAGGCGAATCATGAACAG ATTTCATTCATTTCTGCTGTTCCTGGGTCAGCCGGCGTACAGCGCACGGGAGGTCAGTGTAAATCGTTTCAGTCGGATCATCAGTGAATTTGCCCTGGAGTACCGGACCACACGTGAGCGCGTTCTTCAGCACAAACAGAAACGAGCCGATcacagagagagaaacaaaacacGCGGCAAAATGATCACAGACATCAACACACAGGTCAACACACAG ActgatgatgaagatgacagTGAG gCGGGTCGGTCAGGTGGGGGCAGCAGTGTTACCCCGGTAGTAGTGCAGAAGACTGAGCCACAGGGTTTGGGTCACGCAGAAAACGCAGCAGATCATGAGCAGATGAAGGCAGTACTCAAGACCGGCCTGCAGGGCGGCGACAGCGACAGCTCTGTTGTGCCTGGATTACGAATCCGCACACGCACTCGAGCCAGCCGAG GTCGCACCGCCTGGGCCGCTGCAAATGAAGAATCACAGTGCGTTAAAGATGATGCTGCAGATGACATCATGGAGAGGATTGTACGTTCAGCCACTCAGAATCCTCGAGAAAGAGCGCAACCCCGTGAACGACGACGCTCACGTGCAAATCGAAAGTCAC TGAGAAGGACTTTAAAGGGCGGTTTGACCCCAGAGGAAGCTCAGGCACTGGGATTGGatacatcagagttgtcaatgTAA